One part of the Arabidopsis thaliana chromosome 4, partial sequence genome encodes these proteins:
- the CSLB06 gene encoding cellulose synthase-like B6 gives MADSSSSLLPLCERISHKSYILRIVDLTILVLLFSLLWYRILHMCENNTIWLVAFLCESCFSFMWLIITCIKWSPAEDKPYPNRLDERVHDLPSVDMFVPTADPVREPPIIVVNTVLSLLAVNYPANKLACYVSDDGCSPLTYFSLKEASKFVKIWAPFCKKYNVRVRAPFRYFLNPLVATDDSVFSKDWKMMKREYVKLCRKVEDATGDSHWLDADDDFEAFSNTKPNDHSTIVKVVWENKGGVGDEKEVPHLVYISREKRPNYLHHYKTGAMNFLLRVSGLMTNAPYMLNVDCDMYANEPDVVRQAMCVFLQNSKNSNHCAFVQFPQNFYDSYTNELVVLQHYMKRGVAGIQGPIYIGSGCFHTRRVMYGLSSDDLEDDGSLSSVASREFLSEDSLVRKYGSSKELVKSVVDALQRKSNPQKSLANLVEAAQEVGHCHYEYQTSWGNLGWLYDSVAEDTNTSIGIHLRGWTSSFISPDPPAFLGSTPSVGPEAIVQHRRWATGSIEVLFNKQSPLIGFRRKIKFRQRLAYFWVLMCIRSIPELVYCLLPAYCLLNNSALFPKGPCLGIIVTLVGMHCLYTLWQFMILGFSVKSWYVSQSLWRIIATSSWLFSIQDIILKLLGISKIGFIVAKKNMPETRSGYESKSKPSQGEDDGLKLELGKFEFDSSCHFIPGTFIMLVNLAALAGFLVRLQRSSYSHGGGGGSALAETCGCISVVMLFFPFLKGLFEHGKYGIPLSTLSKAAFLTVLFVVF, from the exons ATGGCAGATTCAAGttcttctctccttcctcTTTGCGAAAGGATTTCACACAAAAGCTACATTTTAAGAATTGTCGATCTCACAATTCTcgttcttctcttttctcttctctggtACCGAATCCTACATATGTGCGAAAACAACACCATTTGGCTTGTGGCTTTTCTCTGTGAATCTTGTTTCTCATTCATGTGGTTGATTATTACCTGCATAAAATGGAGTCCTGCTGAAGATAAACCCTATCCAAATAGACTTGATGAAAG gGTTCATGACCTTCCTTCAGTAGATATGTTCGTGCCCACGGCAGATCCGGTTAGGGAGCCGCCGATTATTGTTGTGAACACTGTGCTTTCGCTATTAGCTGTGAATTATCCAGCGAATAAACTAGCGTGTTATGTGTCGGACGATGGATGTTCTCCTCTCACTTACTTTTCTCTCAAGGAAGCTTCTAAGTTCGTTAAAATTTGGGCTCCCTTCTGCAAGAAATACAACGTTAGAGTTAGAGCTCCTTTTAGATATTTCTTAAACCCTTTGGTTGCAACAGATGATTCAGTATTCAGCAAAGATTGGAAAATGATGAAG AGGGAGTACGTGAAGTTATGCCGGAAAGTTGAAGATGCCACAGGAGATTCCCATTGGTTGGATGCAGACGATGATTTTGAAGCTTtctcaaacacaaaaccaaatgatCATTCAACTATTGTTAAG GTGGTATGGGAGAACAAGGGAGGTGTAGGAGACGAGAAAGAAGTCCCTCATCTTGTATACATTTCAAGAGAGAAAAGACCAAATTACCTTCATCATTACAAAACTGGAGCCATGAACTTTCTG tTAAGAGTGTCAGGATTGATGACAAATGCACCATACATGTTGAACGTAGACTGTGACATGTATGCCAATGAACCAGATGTGGTGCGACAAGCAATGTGTGTATTTTTACAAAACTCAAAGAACTCAAACCATTGTGCTTTTGTTCAGTTCCCTCAAAACTTCTATGATTCTTACACCAACGAACTTGTCGTCTTACAACAT tATATGAAACGAGGAGTTGCGGGAATCCAAGGACCGATATATATTGGATCAGGCTGCTTCCACACTAGAAGAGTTATGTACGGTTTATCTTCAGACGATTTAGAAGACGATGGAAGTCTTTCTTCGGTTGCTTCAA GGGAGTTTTTGTCCGAGGATAGTTTAGTGAGGAAATATGGGAGTTCCAAAGAGTTGGTGAAATCAGTGGTGGATGCATtgcaaagaaaatcaaacccccaaaaaagtcttgcaaacCTCGTAGAAGCGGCCCAAGAAGTGGGGCATTGTCACTACGAGTACCAAACCAGTTGGGGCAAC CTCGGTTGGTTATATGATTCAGTGGCAGAAGATACAAACACGAGTATTGGAATCCATTTGAGAGGATGGACTAGTTCATTCATTTCTCCGGACCCTCCCGCGTTTCTAGGATCAACTCCGTCGGTAGGACCAGAGGCGATAGTCCAACACCGGCGATGGGCAACGGGATCGATCGAAGTCctttttaacaaacaaagtcCGTTGATCGGTTTCCGTCGGAAAATAAAATTCCGACAAAGATTAGCTTATTTTTGGGTTCTCATGTGTATAAGGTCAATCCCTGAGCTCGTGTACTGTCTCTTGCCTGCTTATTGCCTACTCAACAACTCTGCCTTGTTTCCCAAG GGACCTTGTCTAGGCATAATAGTCACACTTGTGGGGATGCATTGTCTCTACACTCTATGGCAATTCATGATCCTTGGTTTTTCGGTAAAATCGTGGTATGTCTCCCAATCACTTTGGAGAATAATAGCCACTAGCAGTTGGTTATTTAGCATCCAAGATATCATACTCAAGCTTCTTGGAATCTCGAAAATCGGTTTTATAGTCGCGAAAAAGAATATGCCTGAGACTAGGTCAGGATATGAATCTAAATCTAAACCATCtcaaggagaagatgatggtCTAAAATTAGAGTTAggtaaatttgaatttgacaGCTCGTGTCATTTCATACCCGGCACATTTATTATGTTGGTGAATCTTGCCGCTCTAGCTGGTTTTTTGGTTCGTCTACAACGGTCAAGTTATAGTcatggaggaggaggtggttcGGCTTTGGCAGAGACTTGTGGATGTATCTCGGTggttatgttattttttccatttctaAAGGGTTTGTTTGAGCATGGAAAATATGGCATCCCATTATCTACTCTTTCTAAAGCTGCGTTTTTAACggttttatttgttgttttc